Genomic segment of Pseudomonas sp. DY-1:
TGATCTATCCGCTCGTCGCCTACTGGCTGCTGCATGGCGGCTTCCTCGGTATGTCCACCGTCTCCACCAGCCAGTGGGGCGGCCTGATGCTGACCCTGGTGATTGCTGCCGTGGGTATCGTCGGTGCACTGCCGCTGGGCATCCTGCTGGCGCTGGGACGGCGTTCGAACATGCCGGCGATCAAGGTCATCTGCGTGACCTTCATCGAGTTCTGGCGCGGCGTGCCGCTGATCACCGTGCTGTTCATGTCTTCGGTGATGCTGCCGCTGTTCCTGCCTGAAGGCCTGTCCTTCGACAAGCTGCTGCGAGCGCTGATCGGCGTGATCATGTTCCAGTCGGCATACATCGCCGAGGTGGTGCGTGGCGGCCTGCAAGCCATCCCCAAGGGCCAGTACGAAGCCGCTGCGGCCATGGGCCTGGGCTACTGGCGGATGATGGGCCTGGTGATCCTGCCGCAAGCCCTGAAGCTTGTGATTCCCGGCATCGTCAACACCTTCATCGCGCTGTTCAAGGACACCAGCCTGGTGATCATCATCGGCCTGTTCGACCTGCTCAACAGCATCAAGCAAGCCACCACCGACCCGGCCTGGCTGGGTATGGCCACCGAAGGCTACGTCTTCGCCGCCCTGGTGTTCTGGATCTTCTGTTTCGGCATGTCCCGCTACTCCATGAGCCTGGAGCGCAAGCTGGACACCAGCCACAAGCGTTAGGAGTCATTCCATGACTGAAGCAAGCAAGAAAACCGCCGGCGAGCCGATCATCCGACTGCAGGGCGTGAACAAGTGGTACGGCCAGTTCCACGTCCTGAAGGACATCAACCTCGACGTGCAGCAGGGCGAGCGTATCGTCCTCTGCGGCCCGTCCGGTTCCGGCAAGTCCACCACCATTCGCTGCATCAACCGCCTGGAGGAGCACCAGCAAGGTCGCATCGTCGTCGACGGCACCGAGCTGACCAACGACCTCAAGCACATCGAGGCGATCCGCAGCGAAGTGGGCATGGTGTTCCAGCACTTCAACCTGTTCCCGCACCTCACCGTGCTGCAGAACTGCA
This window contains:
- a CDS encoding amino acid ABC transporter permease — protein: MTTHVFKPDQPPPRMSVGAVGWLRANLFSNWFNTLLTLFAIYLVWLILPPLIKWAFLQADWSGTTRADCTSEGACWVFIKVRFSQFMYGFYPEALRWRVDLAVWIAIIGAAPLFIPRFQQKAKYGLAFLVIYPLVAYWLLHGGFLGMSTVSTSQWGGLMLTLVIAAVGIVGALPLGILLALGRRSNMPAIKVICVTFIEFWRGVPLITVLFMSSVMLPLFLPEGLSFDKLLRALIGVIMFQSAYIAEVVRGGLQAIPKGQYEAAAAMGLGYWRMMGLVILPQALKLVIPGIVNTFIALFKDTSLVIIIGLFDLLNSIKQATTDPAWLGMATEGYVFAALVFWIFCFGMSRYSMSLERKLDTSHKR